A genomic segment from Nocardiopsis sp. Huas11 encodes:
- a CDS encoding beta family protein produces MKWGPFLVRYVPVLKGKLGEMEALWNLSDFQGILPLLEVVEAEEGGSRKLGENMKKLPSGITVAVDGGRAGGEALSEVEEVIQRGGKFSDSLFPLGNISLMPVIRYGDGYASLDFFKRLNEKYQSGYLLRLGSVEADPHVAEAESEIPLLLSNLGADPGEIDLVLDYGEVGSEREVERVAHSARPALQWAARRAWRSVTLVSGAFPASIAELKYDREHRLSRHEVNLWRAVSSHAPQGMELDYGDYATNHPTLRTTSFSWPSSPNLRYARGEEWIVYRKKAHAEHSNATFYEICESVVNDPSWEGEYFSWADKMISRGARTYENLGSATKWVALGRSRHIEVVRRRMATLGEP; encoded by the coding sequence ATGAAATGGGGGCCTTTCTTGGTCAGATATGTTCCTGTCCTCAAGGGGAAACTGGGAGAGATGGAAGCCCTGTGGAACCTCTCCGACTTTCAAGGAATCCTTCCTTTGTTAGAAGTAGTGGAGGCTGAGGAAGGAGGAAGCCGGAAGTTGGGGGAGAATATGAAAAAGCTCCCCAGTGGGATTACTGTCGCCGTGGACGGAGGTCGCGCGGGGGGCGAAGCGCTCTCAGAGGTGGAAGAAGTAATCCAACGCGGAGGCAAGTTCTCGGACTCGCTCTTCCCCCTGGGGAATATCTCCTTGATGCCCGTCATCCGGTACGGAGATGGCTACGCCAGTTTGGACTTCTTCAAGCGGCTCAACGAGAAGTACCAGAGCGGTTACTTGCTGCGCTTGGGCTCTGTCGAAGCAGACCCGCATGTAGCAGAAGCTGAGTCCGAAATCCCATTGCTCCTTAGTAACCTCGGGGCAGACCCCGGGGAGATCGATCTCGTGCTCGACTATGGTGAGGTAGGTTCCGAACGAGAGGTCGAGCGAGTCGCACACAGTGCCCGCCCCGCATTGCAGTGGGCCGCGCGCCGCGCGTGGAGAAGCGTGACCTTGGTTTCGGGAGCGTTCCCCGCCTCGATCGCCGAACTCAAATACGATCGCGAGCATCGACTTTCGAGGCACGAGGTGAACCTATGGCGCGCAGTTTCTTCGCACGCTCCCCAGGGAATGGAACTGGACTACGGGGACTACGCCACCAACCACCCGACGCTTAGAACGACTTCCTTTTCTTGGCCATCATCTCCCAATCTTCGGTACGCACGGGGAGAAGAGTGGATCGTGTATCGTAAGAAGGCTCACGCGGAGCATTCGAACGCCACCTTCTATGAGATCTGCGAATCTGTAGTGAACGATCCGTCTTGGGAAGGCGAGTATTTCTCTTGGGCCGATAAGATGATTTCTAGGGGTGCTCGGACTTACGAGAATCTCGGAAGCGCCACCAAATGGGTCGCGTTAGGAAGATCCCGACACATTGAGGTGGTCAGGCGCCGAATGGCCACTCTCGGCGAGCCTTAA
- a CDS encoding replication-relaxation family protein, translating into MSSAQQRSASERTRLTPIQSAVLMVLTHHRLMTTSQIQRLLRPDAAHPHYLRKALSRLRAVGLADRVFRPRGEDSVWFATPAGAELAHAHGGVPERPYRMDAARARGPLQRHSLAVVDTGLAFLDHARRQGLSLSPLSWTPEVAHRYRSGRSFRNSNLITDAVLDYVHVEADTRWDTSFFLEIDRGTMPLHRLVQKLDQYRRYADYAPGRHPRGRRVLIGDLSIRPAWERRYRWFPRVLIVLANPQASRMMRTRQHSLQRMTPRWSYRGNTDTVLQAGVVLLSDLQEHGPAADIVVPLHYDSDGERTSIVFRSSGG; encoded by the coding sequence ATGTCTTCAGCACAGCAACGCTCAGCATCCGAGCGCACCCGGCTCACCCCGATCCAGTCCGCCGTTCTGATGGTCCTCACCCATCACCGACTCATGACCACCTCGCAGATCCAGCGACTCCTCCGTCCGGACGCCGCACACCCGCACTACCTCCGCAAGGCATTGAGCCGACTCCGTGCTGTAGGTCTGGCCGACCGGGTCTTCCGCCCCCGCGGTGAGGACAGCGTGTGGTTCGCCACCCCGGCCGGAGCGGAGCTGGCGCATGCCCACGGCGGTGTCCCGGAACGCCCCTACCGGATGGACGCCGCACGCGCTCGCGGACCACTGCAGCGCCACTCCCTGGCGGTCGTCGACACGGGTCTGGCCTTCCTCGACCACGCACGCCGCCAGGGCCTGTCGTTGAGTCCTCTGAGCTGGACACCCGAGGTCGCCCACCGCTACCGCAGCGGGAGATCCTTCCGGAACTCCAACCTCATCACGGACGCCGTTCTGGACTATGTCCACGTCGAAGCCGACACTCGCTGGGACACGTCCTTCTTCCTGGAGATCGACCGGGGAACCATGCCCCTCCACCGCCTGGTGCAGAAGCTCGACCAGTACCGGCGCTACGCCGACTACGCCCCGGGCCGCCATCCCAGGGGCCGGCGCGTCCTCATCGGCGACCTGTCCATTCGCCCGGCCTGGGAGCGCCGGTACCGGTGGTTCCCCAGGGTCTTGATCGTGCTCGCAAACCCGCAGGCATCCCGCATGATGCGCACCCGTCAGCACTCGCTCCAGCGCATGACACCGCGATGGTCCTACCGCGGGAACACCGACACGGTCCTGCAGGCCGGTGTGGTTCTGCTGAGTGACCTCCAGGAGCACGGGCCCGCAGCGGACATCGTGGTGCCGCTCCACTACGACTCCGATGGAGAGCGCACCAGCATCGTGTTCCGGTCCAGCGGAGGCTAA
- a CDS encoding GntR family transcriptional regulator, which yields MTLREPPLYAQVAELLREKIRSGDLAPGELVPTERDLARDQQISRGTAVRALEQLVTEGLITPGSTRAGRRVRDLRILPIHASRSEQIDHRKAAGVDAWVSDSQEHGRVPGQQIEVGVVHADSEIAGYLGLNEGESVAVRRRLRTLDGEPSNLADTYYPMNIVQEVAEILDPADVPQGVVALMAERGLVQTRYRDHLRWRPPTPEEARKLRIGAGVSVLVQHRIGYVGDRPVKVSRHTWPGDTIELIYELPA from the coding sequence ATGACGCTTCGTGAGCCACCGCTATACGCGCAGGTGGCAGAGCTGCTGCGTGAGAAGATCAGGTCAGGTGACCTGGCGCCTGGGGAGTTGGTTCCGACGGAGCGGGACCTGGCTCGCGATCAGCAGATCAGCCGAGGTACCGCTGTACGGGCCTTGGAGCAGCTCGTCACCGAAGGGCTGATCACCCCTGGGAGCACCCGAGCGGGCCGTCGCGTCCGGGATCTGAGGATCCTGCCGATCCATGCCAGCAGGAGTGAGCAGATCGATCACCGGAAGGCTGCGGGGGTCGACGCGTGGGTGAGTGATAGCCAAGAACACGGGCGTGTCCCGGGCCAGCAGATCGAGGTCGGGGTTGTTCATGCTGACTCGGAGATCGCTGGCTACCTTGGTCTCAACGAGGGAGAGTCAGTTGCGGTGCGGCGGCGCTTGCGCACGTTGGACGGTGAGCCGAGCAACCTGGCCGACACCTACTATCCGATGAACATCGTGCAAGAGGTGGCCGAGATCCTGGATCCGGCAGACGTGCCACAAGGAGTTGTGGCCCTAATGGCGGAGCGCGGTCTCGTTCAGACGCGTTACCGTGACCATCTTCGTTGGCGGCCACCGACACCTGAGGAAGCTCGTAAGCTCCGTATCGGGGCGGGCGTTTCGGTGCTGGTCCAACACCGCATTGGCTATGTAGGTGATCGACCTGTGAAGGTCAGTCGGCATACCTGGCCGGGCGATACGATCGAATTGATCTACGAGCTGCCAGCATGA
- a CDS encoding gamma-glutamylcyclotransferase family protein, translating into MSEGILANPFWQGVGALAGLAAVILYLIVELRRRRHTKSEPGADIDAQSWHTFDLSTTEGEDAFYKELVKSITNAEDCIYRSGRGFSRSRHERYINDLIRAEETALRNGVDITRIQLSSWVDEVWANACADLIEQYPENLRMFADYGEAPLVNVAVIDAYGPSPVIQILFEAHEVAPGRPRQRGSAAVFLHGNSALASSLQGQFEEYTQSLDRMTSESVRSLSQAPIYFAYGSNISTRQMQSRCPSARRVGTGYLYGWSRSFCVPAPHMSGLAAGIQRSDYDDSYVTGVVYEMTPSDQRRLDDIERGGYRPQRVGVKVDGTHRDAYTHVPVITEAENLSEVPLPYLETMLAGAEENGLEGFARNLRKIIEDAT; encoded by the coding sequence ATGAGCGAAGGCATATTGGCAAACCCGTTTTGGCAGGGCGTTGGCGCTCTAGCTGGCCTGGCAGCCGTGATCCTGTATTTGATTGTAGAGTTGCGCCGTCGACGCCACACAAAATCTGAGCCAGGCGCTGATATTGATGCACAGAGTTGGCACACATTCGATCTTTCTACAACTGAAGGTGAGGATGCCTTCTATAAGGAATTAGTGAAGAGCATAACGAATGCCGAAGATTGCATTTATCGTTCCGGTCGTGGATTTTCCAGAAGTCGGCATGAGCGCTACATTAATGACTTGATTCGCGCCGAAGAAACTGCATTGCGCAACGGGGTGGATATTACGCGGATTCAGTTAAGTTCCTGGGTTGATGAAGTGTGGGCGAACGCCTGTGCGGACCTCATTGAACAATACCCCGAGAATCTCCGAATGTTTGCTGACTACGGAGAAGCTCCGCTCGTAAATGTCGCTGTCATAGACGCATACGGCCCATCTCCCGTTATTCAAATCCTCTTTGAGGCTCACGAGGTGGCGCCTGGCAGACCCCGCCAACGCGGCAGTGCCGCCGTCTTTCTCCACGGGAACTCGGCTCTGGCTTCCAGTCTTCAGGGGCAGTTTGAAGAATACACACAGAGTCTCGACAGGATGACATCTGAGAGTGTCAGAAGCCTTTCTCAGGCGCCAATCTATTTTGCCTATGGTTCTAATATTTCAACGAGGCAGATGCAATCGCGATGCCCAAGTGCTCGTCGGGTGGGTACTGGATATCTTTATGGGTGGAGTAGAAGTTTCTGTGTTCCTGCGCCGCACATGAGTGGCCTTGCGGCTGGGATTCAGAGATCTGATTACGATGACTCCTATGTCACTGGCGTCGTTTATGAGATGACCCCCTCGGATCAACGTCGACTGGATGATATTGAGCGTGGAGGATACCGTCCTCAACGCGTGGGAGTAAAAGTGGACGGTACTCATCGAGATGCGTATACTCATGTTCCAGTGATTACTGAGGCCGAGAATCTGTCTGAAGTTCCGTTGCCCTACTTGGAGACGATGTTGGCTGGAGCTGAAGAGAACGGCCTGGAGGGTTTTGCTCGAAATTTGCGAAAAATCATAGAGGATGCCACATAA
- a CDS encoding sce7726 family protein codes for MAQQLRDTDIRKVLAADLHARYADDSHTLIRHELGLCAGERRVDVAVINGEMVGYEIKSDVDRLDRLADQAEVYGRVFDRMSIVTTDRYLAEAVAMLPSWWEVLCIRQGREGVSSEQVRAGKPNKGQDPFALAQLLWREEALEELKSRGLARGLSKKRRWVIWHHLAQAVPVAELRGVVRRRLKARREWPFGA; via the coding sequence ATGGCGCAGCAGCTGCGTGACACGGACATCCGAAAGGTGCTAGCGGCTGATCTGCATGCCCGGTATGCCGACGACTCCCACACCTTGATCAGGCACGAGTTGGGCCTGTGCGCTGGAGAACGGCGCGTGGACGTGGCTGTGATCAACGGCGAGATGGTCGGCTATGAGATCAAGAGCGACGTGGACAGACTCGACCGTCTGGCCGATCAGGCCGAGGTCTATGGAAGAGTCTTTGACCGCATGTCGATCGTGACGACGGACCGCTACCTGGCCGAGGCCGTCGCCATGCTGCCCTCCTGGTGGGAAGTGCTGTGTATCCGCCAAGGGCGAGAAGGGGTGTCCTCAGAGCAGGTACGCGCTGGCAAGCCGAACAAGGGGCAGGACCCCTTTGCGCTCGCCCAACTGCTCTGGCGGGAAGAGGCCCTGGAGGAACTCAAAAGCCGTGGCCTGGCCAGAGGACTGTCGAAGAAGCGGCGCTGGGTCATCTGGCATCACCTCGCGCAGGCTGTGCCCGTGGCAGAACTCAGGGGTGTGGTCCGCAGGCGGCTTAAGGCTCGCCGAGAGTGGCCATTCGGCGCCTGA
- a CDS encoding bifunctional DNA primase/polymerase, translated as MPRPLRHLGRVDSLVQPGGDAGTTQVVGAPGQGCVEPVLAQRRPPGLAPGLGVGSGGRLGLGIPLTAAVRPRRPTSGATSRTGSRPRGSSGAIHSPGSSFRVNVGSFTSDQSRFTASSGRGAAKCIPTKKGRSSGPLRFSEAAASSSFRASAGENGTAGTHDAAAEWPNANHGIATGPAHLVVVDMDTPKPGQTPPPKWVLAGVTDGAYVLVALAECERAGQTSPTGIFTIRPGRVTPVLHAPGRPPLSNTSGARAG; from the coding sequence GTGCCCCGCCCACTTCGCCACTTGGGGAGGGTCGATTCCCTCGTTCAGCCAGGTGGAGACGCAGGCACTACGCAGGTCGTAGGGGCGCCGGGCCAGGGGTGTGTCGAGCCGGTCCTTGCTCAGCGGCGCCCGCCGGGCCTTGCGCCAGGCCTTGGAGTAGGTTCTGGTGGCCGGCTGGGGCTTGGTATCCCTCTGACGGCCGCTGTCCGCCCCCGGCGCCCCACGTCCGGGGCGACCTCTCGCACGGGATCTCGCCCCCGGGGGTCCTCGGGAGCCATCCACTCGCCCGGATCCTCATTTCGAGTGAATGTAGGCAGCTTCACGTCGGACCAGAGCAGGTTCACGGCCTCCTCCGGCCGAGGCGCGGCGAAGTGCATCCCCACGAAGAAGGGCCGCAGCAGCGGGCCGCTCCGGTTCTCCGAGGCAGCGGCATCGAGCAGCTTCCGGGCGAGTGCGGGTGAGAACGGGACAGCCGGGACCCACGATGCAGCCGCCGAGTGGCCCAACGCCAACCATGGCATCGCCACCGGTCCCGCCCACCTGGTCGTAGTCGACATGGACACGCCCAAGCCCGGCCAAACCCCGCCGCCGAAGTGGGTACTGGCTGGGGTCACCGACGGAGCTTACGTTCTGGTCGCGCTCGCCGAATGTGAACGTGCAGGACAGACCTCGCCGACCGGCATCTTCACCATCCGCCCGGGGCGGGTTACACCTGTGCTTCACGCACCCGGACGGCCCCCTCTCAGCAACACCAGCGGGGCCCGGGCTGGTTGA